Sequence from the Lysobacter solisilvae genome:
CGCATGCGGCCGCGCTGGGCGTCGAGGGCGGCCGGACGTTCGCGGTGGTGGGAACGGGCCCCGACGTTGTGTATCCCCGCAGCAACGCGGCTCTGCACGAGCGCATGACCCGCGTGGGAGCGGTGGTCTCCGAGTACCTGCCGGGAACCCAGCCCCGCCCGGAACATTTCCCCAGCCGCAACCGCATCCTGGCGGCCCTGACCCTGGGCACCGTCGTGATCGAGGCGGCCCACCGCTCCGGCGCCCTGATCACGGCCCGCCTGGCGGCGGAAGCCGGCCACGAGGTGTTCGCCGTCCCCGGCTCGATCCACAACCCGATGACCCGCGGCTGCCACCGCCTGATCCGGGACGGAGCCACCCTGGTGGAGGACGCCACCGAGCTGATCGCCGCCCTGGCTCCGCAGGCCCAACAACTGGCGACCGACTTGCGACTGCGCCTGGCCGGCCCCATTTATGTCGACGCGGCGAAGTCCGGCAGGGGGTCGGAGGCCCCGGCCAGACACGAGGCGGCCAACGATCGCGACTACCAGAGCTTGTGGGGCGCATTGGGACATGACCCAACAGGTATGGACCAGTTGGTCGAGCGGACTGGATTGACGCCCGCCATGGTGTCCTCCATGCTGCTCCTCATGGAGCTTGACGGCCGGGTCGCCACGCAGCACGGCCGGTACTACCGAACTGGTTGAACTGGTGGAGGGAGCGGAGCAAGGCATGGATCTTGCGGCGCATCCCGTACAAGCCCAACCCGCCCATCGCGCCGCCAGCGGCGCAGGCCGAGGGAAATGAAAGAGAGCATCCTGGACGTCCTGCTGTACCTGTTCGAGCACTACTTCACCGAGGACGCTGACCTCGTCCGCGACCACGACTCCCTCCGCAGCGGCCCGCTGTTCGAGGAACTTGGCCAGGCCGGCTTCAGCGCGGCCGAAATCAACAAGGCCTTCGAGTGGCTGGATGCGCTCGCCTCCCAGCGTCCGGCCGCGTCCACGCCTCGGGCCGATGGGCCCACGCGGGTCTATTTCGGCCCGGAACTGGACAAGCTGGACGTGGAATGCCGCGGCTTCCTGCTGTTCCTGGAGCAGCACGGGGTGCTCGACGCGGGCCAACGCGAACTGGTTCTCGACCGGGCCATGGCGCTGGACCAGGACGAGCTGGACCTGGATGACCTCAAGTGGGTCGTGCTGATGGTGCTTTTCAACCAGCCGGGCAGCGAAGCCGCCTATGCCTGGATGGAAACGCAGATGTTTGCCGACGAACCCGAACCGGTGCACTGAAGACGGGATCTCCGGCGGAATGCCGATTGCCCAGACGCAGAGCCTGCGCGCGTTTGACGCCGTACGCGTCGGCGGATCGAACCCCGGGCCGCCAGCCGCTGGCCGGCGGTAGTCCGGATGACGCCCCCGCCGGTCACATATACGATCCGCGGTCTGGGGCGAACCGAATACCGCCCCGCACGCGCTAGCCGCGCTGGGCCGGCTACACGTACCTGGGGAACGCATGACCACCTGGTTTCACCATGACCCGGCCCAAGGCCGGGTCGGACCGTTTTCGACCGAACAGTTGCTGGGACGCTATCGGGACCGCCTGATCCTGGCGGACACGCTCGTGTGGCGGGAAGGCGCGCGCGAATGGCTTCCGCTGGCGCGCGCAGTGGGCGAGATGGAAATCGAACTGCCCCAACCGGACACTTCCCGGCCGCCGCCTCTGCCCATCCATCGGGCGCCTGCTGCCGCGCCTCCGCGCGCCGCCGGGGCGTCGTACACGGCCGCACCTGAGAAGAAGCGCATGTCCGGCTGCCTGATCGCCCTGCTGGTGGCCGCGGGCCTGTCCATCCCGGTGATCGGCATCCTCGCCGCAATCGCGCTGCCGGCCTACCAGGACTACACCACCCGGGCCCACCTGGCACAGGCCATCGCGGAGTCCGCGCCGGTCCGGGAGGCAATGCTCGCGCACGTCGCCAGCACCCGGGCCTGCCCCGGAAACGGCGATCCCGGCTTCGACGATTCCGCACGGTTTGCGAGCAGGCACATCGAAGCGGTCGAATTCGGCGTGACCGGCGCCGGCGCGTGCAGCTACACGATGACGCTGCGCAACTCGAATGGACCGGCCAACGGCAGCACCGTGGTGATGGGGTTGGTCACCACCGCCGATGGCTACGATTTCGACTACCAGTGCGACGCCGGCACCTTGCCCGAACGCGCGCCCATCACCTGCCGCACGGCCGGCAAGGATCCCCGATGACCCAGTGGTACTACAGCGATTACGAGCGCAACCGGCATGGGCCGGTCAGCGCGGCGGACTTGGCCGAACTGCACCGCGGCGGCCAGCTAGCGGACGACACGCTGGTATGGCACGAAGGCCAGCTGCAGTGGCGACCGTGGCGCGAACTCAAGGCGCAGGCACTGGCGGAGGCCGAAGGCCGAACGCTGCCCGTGCAGGATTCGGCGCCCCTGTCGGCCGGGGTCAACCCTTACGCCATGGCCGAACCCCTGACCCAGGCGCCGGCGGCGACGGACGAAACGGGGGCCCCGGGCGTGGCCGCGCAGCGGCGTCCCGTGGCAACGGGGTCGGCGGCCGTTGATCCGTACTCCCCCTACAGTCCGCCGCGGGCTCCGCTGGAGGCGAACGCCGTCGTCCGGGGCGGTGAAGTCGTACTGGCCGGCTTCCTCAAGCGGCTGGCGGCCGCGACAATCGACAGCCTGGTGATCTTCATCGTATTCATGGTGATGGCGCTGGTGGCGGTGGGCGTGGGAATCGGCGCCGCCGCAGGCGCTGAATCGATGATGGACCCGACGGCCTTCGGGGTCGGCTTCTTCGCCCTCGCCTACGGCATCCCGCTCCTGGTCCAGTTCGCGTACTTCACTCTGATGCACGCCTCGACCTCCCAGGCAACGCTGGGCAAGATGGCCGTGGGTATCAAGGTCGTGGGCGCCGACGGCGGAAGGATCTCGTTGGCGCGTTCACTGGGCCGGTTCGGGGGCCGCATGCTCTTCGCCCTGGTCAGCTGCGGCGTGGCCGAGGTGATTTCGGCTTTCACCAGCGGGTTGAGCGAGCGCAAGCAGGGGCTGCACGACATGGTCGCCAGCACCGAGGTGGTCGACCGCTGGGCCTACTCAGCCCATCCGGAACGCCAGCAGCGGGAGCTGGGGACGGTCACCGTGGTGGTCCTCGCCCTGCTGGGCCTGTTCGTCATCGGTTATGTCGGCCTGGTCGTCATCGCCGCCATCTTCGGGGCCCTGGCCGGCGGCTGATGTGCGCGACGTCACGCCGGCGCCCCCCCAGGGGCCCGGGGTGGCGGCCCGCGATCCCGGGCCGGCAACGGTTTAGCTTGACAGCGCCGGCCGCCTCGTGATTCCACTAGAAAAAGAACATTGCAGCGACGCCCACGGTCTCCCGGCCGTGGGCGTTGCCTTCTCCAGCCTCGTTTGGCGTTCATCTGGGATCTCCCCCTTGGACGCCCGGAACCGGATTTCCCCCGCAAATGGCCAAAAACCTCCTCATCGTCGAGTCGCCTGCCAAGGCCAAGACGATCAACAAATATCTGGGCAAGGACTTCACGGTCCTCGCCTCCTACGGCCATGTGCGCGATCTGGTGCCCAAGGAAGGCGCGGTCGATCCCGAAAACGGCTTCGCAATGCGCTATGACCTGATCGACAAGAACGAGAAGCACGTCGACGCCATTGCCAAGGCGGCCAAGTCCGCCGACGCCCTGTTCCTGGCGACCGACCCGGACCGCGAGGGAGAGGCGATCAGCTGGCACATCGCCGAGATCCTCAAGGAACGTGGACTGCTCAAGGGCAAGACGCTGCAGCGCGTGGTGTTCACCGAGATCACGCCGCGCGCGATCAAGGAAGCGATGACCCAACCGCGCGACATCGCCAGCGACCTGGTCGACGCCCAGCAGGCACGGCGCGCCCTGGACTACCTCGTGGGCTTC
This genomic interval carries:
- the dprA gene encoding DNA-processing protein DprA, whose translation is MTPEDSLALLRLVAIGGPIWTRRTLLESCSGPAAALDAADADGRACGLVPDQVQALRRIDDPAVDAARCWLEDPRHRLVGWTDDDYPPQLRRSTNPPLALFVAGDADLLWHPSVAIVGSRAATPAGVENAATFARTLAGSGLGVASGLAAGIDTAAHAAALGVEGGRTFAVVGTGPDVVYPRSNAALHERMTRVGAVVSEYLPGTQPRPEHFPSRNRILAALTLGTVVIEAAHRSGALITARLAAEAGHEVFAVPGSIHNPMTRGCHRLIRDGATLVEDATELIAALAPQAQQLATDLRLRLAGPIYVDAAKSGRGSEAPARHEAANDRDYQSLWGALGHDPTGMDQLVERTGLTPAMVSSMLLLMELDGRVATQHGRYYRTG
- a CDS encoding DUF494 family protein, which translates into the protein MKESILDVLLYLFEHYFTEDADLVRDHDSLRSGPLFEELGQAGFSAAEINKAFEWLDALASQRPAASTPRADGPTRVYFGPELDKLDVECRGFLLFLEQHGVLDAGQRELVLDRAMALDQDELDLDDLKWVVLMVLFNQPGSEAAYAWMETQMFADEPEPVH
- a CDS encoding GYF domain-containing protein, with the protein product MTTWFHHDPAQGRVGPFSTEQLLGRYRDRLILADTLVWREGAREWLPLARAVGEMEIELPQPDTSRPPPLPIHRAPAAAPPRAAGASYTAAPEKKRMSGCLIALLVAAGLSIPVIGILAAIALPAYQDYTTRAHLAQAIAESAPVREAMLAHVASTRACPGNGDPGFDDSARFASRHIEAVEFGVTGAGACSYTMTLRNSNGPANGSTVVMGLVTTADGYDFDYQCDAGTLPERAPITCRTAGKDPR
- a CDS encoding RDD family protein, which produces MTQWYYSDYERNRHGPVSAADLAELHRGGQLADDTLVWHEGQLQWRPWRELKAQALAEAEGRTLPVQDSAPLSAGVNPYAMAEPLTQAPAATDETGAPGVAAQRRPVATGSAAVDPYSPYSPPRAPLEANAVVRGGEVVLAGFLKRLAAATIDSLVIFIVFMVMALVAVGVGIGAAAGAESMMDPTAFGVGFFALAYGIPLLVQFAYFTLMHASTSQATLGKMAVGIKVVGADGGRISLARSLGRFGGRMLFALVSCGVAEVISAFTSGLSERKQGLHDMVASTEVVDRWAYSAHPERQQRELGTVTVVVLALLGLFVIGYVGLVVIAAIFGALAGG